A genomic region of Nymphaea colorata isolate Beijing-Zhang1983 chromosome 2, ASM883128v2, whole genome shotgun sequence contains the following coding sequences:
- the LOC116247100 gene encoding thioredoxin-like fold domain-containing protein MRL7L, chloroplastic, producing the protein MALQKPLWIQGHMVIAPSAVSRSFLPQKPDTRRVCRLLLPHSDKAAAACLTKSSADPAPLWKKLNLKHLARNSFVVQSSQIDAAEHRDAGQEVCNNRRKESGDSEEEEDSDEDDDIDDRPFIDQKERWEMRRKIRQIIDANPSVEEERGPEEKKKLMEQLLSEYPLVVDEEDPNWPEDSDGWGFNLSQFFNKVTIKNVRKDDEDYDSEKEIEWHDDNYIRAVKDISSKEWEETVFKDISPLIILVHNRYKRPKENERARNHLEKAVQIFWDSGLPSPRCVAIDAVVEDDLVAALKISTFPELLFTKAGKIFYRQTVISNADELSKIMAFFYYGATRPACLSETDGEVKELIPALPGRS; encoded by the exons ATGGCTCTTCAAAAGCCATTGTGGATTCAAGGTCACATGGTTATAGCTCCCTCCGCCGTCAGCCGCTCTTTTTTACCCCAAAAACCGGACACGAGGAGAGTCTGCaggcttcttcttcctcactcGGATAAAGCAGCAGCTGCCTGTCTTACCAAGTCATCTGCTGACCCGGCACCACTGTGGAAGAAGCTCAACCTAAAG CATTTGGCAAGGAATAGTTTTGTGGTGCAGTCTTCTCAGATAGATGCTGCTGAACATCGAGATGCTGGGCAAGAAGTTTGCAACAACCGGAGGAAGGAAAGTGGTGAcagcgaagaagaagaagatagtgatgaagatgatgacatTGATGACAGACCATTTATAGATCAAAAAGAGAGGTGGGAGATGAGGAGGAAAATACGTCAAATTATTGATGCCAATCCTAGTGTAGAGGAAGAACGTGGAcctgaagagaagaaaaagctGATGGAACAGCTTCTAAGTGAATACCCTCTTGTTGTTGATGAGGAGGATCCAAATTGGCCGGAAGATTCTGATGGCTGGGGATTCAACTTGTCGCAGTTTTTTAATAAGGTAACTATAAAGAATGTCAGGAAGGATGATGAAGACTATGACAGCGAAAAGGAAATTGAGTGGCACGATGATAATTATATCCGAGCAGTGAAAGATATCAGTAGCAAAGAATGGGAGGAGACAGTCTTCAAGGACATTAGCCCGCTGATCATTCTTGTTCACAATCGATACAAAAG GCCAAAGGAAAACGAAAGGGCAAGAAATCACTTGGAGAAGGCAGTACAAATTTTCTGGGATTCGGGATTACCTTCACCTAGA TGTGTCGCCATAGATGCTGTTGTAGAGGATGACCTCGTTGCAGCTTTGAAGATCTCTACCTTCCCTGAACTCCTCTTTACCAAAGCTGGCAAAATATTCTATCGTCAGACAG TGATCTCAAATGCAGATGAACTGTCTAAGATAATGGCATTCTTCTACTATGGGGCAACACGGCCTGCTTGCCTTAGTGAAACTGATGGCGAGGTCAAAGAACTGATTCCTGCACTGCCAGGGAGATCGTGA
- the LOC116247078 gene encoding probable 4-hydroxy-tetrahydrodipicolinate reductase 2, chloroplastic, translating to MGTALQYPRLLFQDTTQKQLGLCRNLSCQGSKHFRASPVPRRIHVGVVKCVNSERTSATSHKITFPIMVNDCTGKMGSAVAEAAVSAGLQLVPASFTCPEKSGNVVHINGTDVQLHGPSDRVGILKSILDEYPGVVVADYTIPAAVNENAELYCKVGVPFVMGTTGGDRQKLMETVKDANNYAVIAPQMGKQVVAFQAAMEILAEQFPGAFTGYSLQVMESHQAGKLDTSGTAKAIISCFQKLGVSFSVDQIQMIRDPVKQVEMVGVPEEHLGGHAFHMYHLTSPDNTVSFEFQHNVCGRSIYAQGTIDAAFFLVKKMQSKADKRLYNMIDVLREGNMR from the exons ATGGGTACTGCACTTCAATATCCGCGTCTTCTTTTTCAAGACACAACCCAGAAGCAGCTCGGTCTATGTAGAAATCTTTCATGCCAAGGCAGCAAGCATTTCCGTGCCAGCCCTGTTCCAAGGCGAATTCACGTGGGAGTTGTGAAATGTGTAAACTCAGAAAGAACATCAGCAACATCACATAAGATAACTTTTCCTATAATG GTTAATGACTGCACTGGCAAAATGGGTAGTGCCGTGGCTGAAGCTGCAGTTTCTGCAGGGCTTCAGTTAGTTCCTGCATCATTCACTTGTCCAGAAAAATCTGGTAATGTGGTTCATATAAATGGAACGGATGTGCAGCTGCATGGTCCATCTGACAGGGTGGGCATACTTAAGTCCATCCTTGATGAATATCCAGGAGTAGTTGTGGCAGATTACACCATACCTGCTGCAGTTAATG AAAATGCTGAGCTCTATTGCAAAGTTGGTGTACCTTTTGTCATGGGTACTACTGGTGGAGATAGGCAAAAACTGATGGAGACAGTGAAAGATGCAAATAATTATGCAGTGATTGCACCACAGATGGGAAAACAG GTTGTCGCATTTCAAGCTGCTATGGAGATTCTAGCTGAACAGTTTCCTGGAGCCTTTACAGGCTATTCTCTTCAG GTAATGGAGTCACATCAGGCTGGAAAACTGGACACATCTGGAACAGCTAAAGCCATCATTTCTTGTTTTCAAAAGCTTGGTGTCTCATTTTCTGTGGATCAG ATACAAATGATCAGGGATCCTGTAAAGCAGGTTGAGATGGTGGGGGTCCCAGAGGAGCATCTGGGTGGCCATGCATTTCACATGTATCATCTCACTTCACCTGACAACAC TGTTTCTTTCGAGTTTCAGCATAATGTCTGTGGTCGTTCTATCTATGCTCAGGGCACTATAGATGCTGCCTTCTTTTTGGTTAAGAAG ATGCAATCTAAGGCAGACAAGCGGCTTTACAATATGATTGATGTTTTGCGTGAGGGAAATATGAGGTGA